The Trypanosoma brucei gambiense DAL972 chromosome 10, complete sequence genome has a segment encoding these proteins:
- a CDS encoding centrin, putative: MDGDDGSRMGMPRLPPELTDAQRADIKEVFSILDVDGTETITPNDLKVALRALGYEPHKDTIKRLVAEMDRSGVSSNLILPEFEAILRAKLFTDDKEEVMLAFPHFTQGKSDYITLEDLKRVTQELGEDIPEDVLKRMIEEADVLDHDNRVSKEEFVRMLLTPKK; encoded by the coding sequence ATGGACGGGGATGATGGTTCGCGGATGGGGATGCCGCGACTCCCGCCGGAGTTGACGGATGCTCAGCGCGCCGACATTAAAGAGGTTTTTTCTATACTTGACGTCGATGGTACGGAAACCATCACGCCGAACGACCTCAAAGTCGCTCTTCGAGCACTTGGTTACGAACCACATAAAGACACAATCAAGCGGTTAGTTGCGGAGATGGACAGGAGTGGGGTGTCAAGTAATCTTATTCTTCCCGAATTTGAGGCGATTCTCCGGGCTAAGCTTTTTACCGATGACAAGGAGGAGGTAATGCTCGCCTTTCCACACTTTACTCAAGGGAAGTCGGATTACATTACCCTCGAAGATTTAAAGCGTGTGACACAGGAACTTGGGGAGGATATCCCGGAGGATGTTCTCAAGCGGATGATTGAAGAGGCGGACGTTTTGGACCACGACAATCGTGTGTCAAAAGAGGAGTTTGTTCGTATGCTTCTCACCCCTAAGAAGTAA
- a CDS encoding GTPase activating protein, putative, protein MEEEFLRVHPEKLSVRERWSKALLRWDGCAHMKKKKLCRVGVPQSQRKTVWPLLLMTYGWQLEKYGDYHLLMSQQPRDAAMFEIIERDLGRTFPTHRLFNKPGSTGQMGLRSILRAYANLNPETGYVQGMGFLVGTLLIQIGDEESTFSAFVSIMENPRYSMAKLYAPGFPLLFVRLHQLQKLLGRHCKKLLKRLMEYGIELSTFAANWYLTLFAYHFNFGLLSRIWDMFLCEGWKIIHRVAIALLLLHKSALDRARDGAELLIALNTAHEGKDEVEVIRKALSVKFKTADLVRWERKFCQQL, encoded by the coding sequence ATGGAGGAGGAATTCCTTCGTGTCCACCCCGAGAAGTTGAGTGTACGAGAGCGGTGGTCGAAAGCGTTGCTGCGGTGGGATGGTTGCGCTcacatgaaaaagaaaaagttatgTCGAGTCGGTGTTCCGCAgtcacaaagaaaaacagtgtGGCCACTGCTTCTGATGACATATGGTTGGCAACTTGAGAAATACGGGGATTATCATCTTCTTATGAGCCAGCAGCCGCGCGATGCAGCAATGTTTGAAATAATCGAGCGTGACCTTGGAAGGACATTTCCAACCCATAGATTGTTTAATAAACCGGGTAGCACAGGGCAAATGGGGTTGCGTAGTATTCTTCGCGCCTATGCTAATCTCAACCCGGAGACGGGGTATGTTCAAGGAATGGGCTTTCTCGTAGGAACACTTCTTATCCAAATTGGGGATGAAGAGAGCACATTCAGTGCATTTGTTTCGATTATGGAGAACCCAAGATACTCCATGGCCAAGTTATATGCTCCTGGattcccccttctctttgTTCGCTTACATCAACTGCAGAAACTGTTGGGGCGCCATTGCAAGAAATTGCTCAAACGGCTCATGGAGTATGGCATTGAGTTGTCTACCTTTGCAGCCAACTGGTACCTAACATTGTTTGCATACCACTTCAACTTTGGTTTACTCTCCCGTATTTGGGATATGTTCCTTTGTGAGGGGTGGAAGATCATTCATCGTGTGGCGATTGCTCTTCTATTGCTGCACAAAAGCGCTCTCGATCGCGCGAGGGATGGTGCAGAGTTACTGATTGCACTGAACACCGCTCATGAAGGAAAGGATGAGGTGGAGGTCATCCGTAAGGCCCTAAGTGTGAAGTTTAAGACGGCTGATTTAGTCCGGTGGGAGAGGAAGTTTTGTCAACAGCTCTAA
- a CDS encoding GTPase activating protein, putative, with amino-acid sequence MSDGGNVLGRPGDCNNSIETAKSNLHCSASTDASAAQNVPVPVPDPGLNATVGADSVLAPPVGTDEQDDDSSVESASVSASGNPENEENLLVDEFGFIIDEEEHDRVQRYIRGIDGKRVARREVKWQKMQANWESMSKKRRSKVKSRCRKGIPSSFRGAAWQLLIGSYLEMLNPGNEGTYDCLRLKDISDEGLKGTISRDLPRTFPKHVLFREEGGIGQTFLRNVLHAYANIDPEVGYVQGMAFVVGALYTQMTEEETFWALHTLMNGEKYRLREMYKPGFPMLHKLFYQLQRLMAKLLPNLYEHFEELGVHPTYYASRWFMTLFVYDFNFRAVLRIWDIFLSEGWKIIFRIAIVLLKLEERRLLAMSFEEIIFATKTLEQGKDPDELIRRAHGVRFKTAELEAFAREYELTKREGQV; translated from the coding sequence ATGTCGGATGGGGGGAATGTACTTGGTCGACCAGGGGATTGCAACAACAGCATAGAAACTGCCAAAAGCAACCTTCATTGCTCCGCGTCCACTGATGCCTCTGCTGCCCAAAATGTTCCGGTACCAGTTCCAGACCCTGGTCTTAATGCTACCGTAGGTGCTGACTCAGTTCTTGCCCCTCCTGTTGGTACGGATGAACAAGACGATGACAGCTCTGTGGAGTCCGCCTCGGTGAGCGCTTCTGGCAAcccagaaaatgaagaaaatctACTTGTCGATGAGTTTGGCTTCATTATCGATGAAGAAGAACATGATCGGGTGCAGCGGTACATCAGAGGCATTGACGGTAAACGTGTTGCTCGGCGCGAGGTGAAATGGCAGAAGATGCAGGCGAACTGGGAGTCAATGAGCAAGAAACGTCGTAGTAAAGTGAAGTCGCGCTGCCGCAAGGGTattccatcttcttttcgGGGTGCAGCGTGGCAGCTATTGATAGGCTCGTACTTGGAAATGCTGAACCCCGGCAACGAGGGCACATATGATTGCCTTCGCCTCAAAGATATCTCGGATGAAGGGTTGAAAGGAACAATTTCGCGGGACCTTCCGAGGACCTTCCCGAAGCACGTTTTGTTTAGAGAAGAGGGCGGTATTGGACAGACATTTTTGCGCAATGTACTTCACGCCTACGCTAACATCGACCCGGAGGTGGGGTATGTGCAGGGCATggcatttgttgttggtgcgcTCTACACGCAGATGACCGAGGAGGAGACATTTTGGGCTTTGCACACTCTCATGAACGGCGAAAAGTATCGGTTGCGGGAGATGTACAAACCGGGGTTTCCTATGCTTCATAAACTTTTCTACCAGTTACAGCGGTTGATGGCCAAACTGCTTCCCAACCTATACGAGCACTTTGAGGAGCTTGGTGTTCACCCAACATACTATGCCTCACGGTGGTTTATGACACTGTTTGTGTATGACTTTAACTTTCGTGCTGTGTTGAGGATTTGGGACATTTTTTTGAGTGAGGGGTGGAAGATTATATTTCGTATCGCTATTGTTTTGCTGAAGTTGGAGGAGCGGCGATTGCTTGCCATGTCTTTTGAGGAGATCATCTTTGCAACGAAAACTCTTGAACAGGGCAAAGATCCTGATGAACTTATTCGGCGAGCACATGGGGTCCGGTTTAAGACAGCTGAGCTGGAGGCCTTCGCGAGGGAGTATGAATTAACCAAACGTGAAGGGCAGGTGTGA
- a CDS encoding T. brucei spp.-specific protein, with amino-acid sequence MYSDSESIISRFDDFTSDEDPEMDDFDRLLDEQVEHQEDSLYTLRLSYLRLFEDEDGPLRSAFPDLYVPSKEILLDLSNVLSCEGDCEEDGENVEYEEEDIDWEAAVKDHEAFDKHGEEGGDDGDAEENHDVRLQPENGCAETTLRTVGKPSPATKFMDKHRGNSLLVEVGLTVSRSELRERHVAQYPDIDFVVGYIQREPTGWALLMTEDPNTVEGIKSYYPSHRLATESDYVMFFRSTHPKKTGFVTIPNPPQRQQKKGRRQYIRQMQSSAALSAHIEAMGGMQNAIFVFLDVEAAVVQKNSVPLPLEIALVPSGGDHSFQPFHCFLHPGVIENSQVALGLSCGAIPSSHHIPLNNVTFLRRDYTKVAEEISQFLSCERVVLINKGSLMDVQALRWVFGAARIAESSNMPIPKLEDIACFDIQALKKLLAQGEWQETKGDAAEAHGEFCWYHAGMQEGLRREIVGYTESHCALKDAQVIHDVVRRYL; translated from the coding sequence ATGTACTCGGATAGCGAGAGCATTATTAGTAGGTTTGACGACTTTACTTCTGATGAGGACCCAGAAATGGATGACTTTGATCGTTTGCTCGATGAACAGGTAGAGCATCAGGAGGATTCTCTTTACACGTTGCGTCTCTCCTATTTGCGGCTTTTTGAGGATGAAGATGGCCCACTTCGATCAGCATTCCCCGACTTATATGTTCCATCTAAGGAGATTCTTCTTGACTTGAGTAACGTGTTAAGTTGTGAGGGGGATTGTGAGGAGGATGGGGAAAATGTGGAatatgaagaagaagatatTGACTGGGAGGCTGCAGTGAAAGATCATGAGGCATTTGATAAACACGGGGAAGAGGGGGGTGATGATGGAGATGCGGAGGAAAATCATGACGTGCGACTACAACCGGAAAACGGGTGTGCCGAAACCACTTTGAGAACTGTTGGGAAACCAAGCCCTGCCACAAAATTCATGGACAAGCACCGAGGAAATTCTTTACTTGTTGAGGTGGGGTTAACAGTGAGTCGCAGCGAACTCAGGGAGCGTCATGTGGCGCAGTACCCAGATATTGACTTTGTTGTGGGTTACATTCAAAGGGAACCCACAGGTTGGGCACTACTAATGACCGAAGATCCCAACACGGTAGAAGGGATCAAGTCATATTACCCTTCTCACCGTTTGGCAACAGAAAGTGATTACGTTATGTTTTTCAGGTCTACACACCCCAAAAAGACAGGTTTTGTGACTATCCCTAATCCTCCGCAGaggcaacaaaagaagggaCGGAGGCAATATATCAGGCAGATGCAAAGTTCTGCCGCTCTATCTGCTCACATCGAGGCGATGGGAGGAATGCAAAATGCCATTTTTGTGTTCCTTGACGTGGAGGCAGCTGTGGTTCAAAAGAATTCTGTCCCCCTTCCGCTGGAGATTGCGCTGGTTCCGAGTGGAGGTGATCATTCGTTCCAACCTTtccattgtttccttcatcCAGGCGTGATAGAAAATTCCCAAGTAGCATTAGGACTAAGTTgcggtgcaattccctcaaGTCACCACATACCACTAAACAATGTCACGTTTCTTCGCCGTGACTACACGAAAGTTGCTGAGGAGATTTCCCAGTTTTTGTCTTGCGAGCGGGTAGTGCTTATCAACAAGGGTTCTCTTATGGATGTTCAGGCTCTGCGGTGGGTATTTGGAGCTGCTCGGATTGCAGAAAGCAGTAACATGCCCATACCCAAACTGGAGGATATTGCTTGTTTTGATATCCAAGCCTTAAAGAAACTACTCGCACAGGGTGAATGGCAGGAAACTAAAGGTGATGCGGCGGAGGCTCATGGTGAATTCTGTTGGTACCATGCCGGTATGCAAGAAGGGTTGAGGAGAGAAATTGTTGGATATACGGAGTCGCACTGTGCATTAAAAGATGCTCAGGTAATTCATGACGTGGTGCGGAGGTATCTTTAA
- a CDS encoding kinetoplast DNA-associated protein, putative — MFRACLRFLAVSPFTLFMMDQKNNPALKGCAISKRGKLLSKMYKELSQNQRRELNMRAARHPNLGKRSKTEITDEKRSSRRKSKGTFATFVKNNYASVRGLNYRKRFAALSKLYNLSRPIQMEEVIKSMPKGHSLAALPGGKGSAGVKAKEKEVVIAKAVQDASEMLRAAQKEGGKSDTSEKKPTRKGRGAPKKEEKPTQKEKKVTKKK; from the coding sequence ATGTTCCGCGCTTGTTTGCGTTTTCTAGCTGTGAGTCCCTTCACACTTTTTATGATGGATCAAAAAAACAATCCCGCACTAAAGGGATGTGCTATCTCTAAGAGAGGAAAATTACTCTCTAAGATGTATAAGGAACTCTCACAAAACCAACGGCGTGAACTTAATATGCGTGCCGCCCGCCATCCGAACCTTGGGAAGCGGTCGAAGACAGAAATAACTGATGAAAAGCGCTCGTCGCGTCGCAAGAGCAAAGGAACTTTCGCAACGTTTGTGAAGAATAACTACGCATCAGTGCGTGGATTGAATTATCGCAAGCGGTTTGCAGCACTTTCCAAGTTATATAACTTATCCCGGCCTATACAAATGGAGGAAGTAATTAAAAGTATGCCAAAAGGGCATTCCCTTGCTGCGTTGCCTGGAGGAAAGGGTTCCGCTGGTGTTAAggcaaaagagaaggaagtagTAATAGCGAAGGCAGTTCAGGACGCTAGTGAAATGTTGCGAGCGGCgcaaaaagaagggggaaaatccGATACaagtgaaaagaaaccaacaCGGAAGGGACGGGGAGCAccgaaaaaggaagagaaaccaactcaaaaagaaaagaaggtaacgaaaaaaaagtga